The proteins below are encoded in one region of Clostridium estertheticum:
- a CDS encoding ribonuclease J encodes MNNNYRSKGKNKIRVIPIGGLGEIGKNITAIEYKEEIIVIDCGISFPDVDMYGVDLVIPDITYLLENKDRVKGIFLTHGHEDHIGALPYVLKQLNIPVYGTCLTLGLVENKLQEHGILADCTLNVVKAGDIVKLDKISVEFIRVSHSIADACSLCIHTPIGRIIHTGDFKIDYTPIDGEVIDLERFAKLGGQGVLLLMADSTNVERPGFTISEKVIGENLKKIFYKAEGRIIVASFASNIHRIQQIANASIFYGRKIAFSGRSMERISEIAMNLGYLHIPAEAIVAVADLHNYPDDKVTIVTTGSQGEPLAALTRMASNTHRSIQIQKGDLIILSASPIPGNEKFIYNVINELFKKGANVIYNTTEEIHVSGHACQEELKLMHALVRPKYFMPVHGEYRHLKQHALLAEKLGMSPDNIFIAETGQILEVSPSECRIAGRIQTGAIMVDGLGVGDVGNIVLRDRKHLAEEGILTVVVTIERETYSIVAGPDIITRGFVYMKESNELINEARDIVRKELEQCLGNKIKEWAVIKSSIRNALGQFLYIKTKRRPIIIPIIMEI; translated from the coding sequence GTGAATAATAATTATAGAAGTAAGGGTAAAAATAAAATCAGAGTTATCCCAATAGGTGGACTTGGAGAAATTGGGAAAAACATTACTGCGATAGAATATAAAGAGGAAATTATTGTTATAGATTGTGGAATTTCGTTTCCAGATGTAGATATGTATGGAGTAGATTTGGTTATTCCAGATATAACATATCTTTTGGAAAATAAAGACAGAGTAAAAGGGATTTTTCTAACTCATGGTCATGAAGACCATATAGGAGCATTACCTTATGTTTTAAAACAGCTGAATATACCAGTGTACGGAACATGTCTAACACTAGGACTTGTAGAAAATAAGTTACAAGAACATGGAATACTCGCAGATTGTACACTAAATGTAGTAAAAGCTGGGGATATAGTTAAGCTTGATAAAATTAGTGTAGAATTCATAAGAGTTAGCCATAGTATAGCGGATGCATGCTCGCTTTGTATACACACTCCTATTGGAAGAATTATACATACGGGAGATTTCAAAATAGATTATACTCCAATAGATGGAGAAGTTATAGATTTAGAGAGATTTGCAAAATTAGGTGGTCAAGGGGTTTTATTACTCATGGCTGATAGTACTAATGTAGAGCGTCCTGGTTTTACTATATCTGAAAAAGTAATTGGAGAAAATTTAAAGAAAATTTTCTATAAAGCTGAGGGTAGAATTATAGTAGCGTCATTCGCATCAAACATCCATAGAATACAGCAAATTGCAAATGCATCAATTTTCTACGGAAGAAAAATAGCATTTAGCGGAAGAAGTATGGAAAGAATATCTGAAATAGCTATGAATCTAGGATATTTGCATATACCAGCTGAAGCTATAGTTGCAGTAGCAGATCTTCATAACTATCCTGATGATAAGGTAACAATAGTAACTACGGGTAGTCAAGGTGAGCCACTAGCTGCATTAACAAGGATGGCATCAAATACTCATAGAAGTATTCAGATACAAAAGGGAGATTTGATTATTTTATCTGCATCTCCTATCCCAGGAAACGAAAAGTTCATATACAATGTTATAAATGAACTCTTTAAAAAGGGAGCAAATGTAATATACAATACTACAGAAGAGATTCATGTTTCAGGGCATGCGTGTCAGGAAGAATTAAAATTAATGCACGCATTAGTACGACCTAAATATTTTATGCCAGTACATGGTGAATATAGACATCTAAAACAACATGCGCTACTTGCAGAAAAATTAGGAATGAGTCCTGATAATATTTTTATAGCAGAAACTGGACAGATATTAGAAGTATCCCCAAGTGAATGTAGAATAGCTGGAAGAATTCAAACGGGAGCTATAATGGTAGATGGGCTTGGTGTTGGAGATGTTGGGAACATTGTGCTTCGTGATAGAAAGCACTTAGCTGAAGAGGGTATCCTTACTGTGGTAGTTACTATAGAAAGAGAGACTTATAGCATTGTAGCAGGGCCGGACATAATAACAAGAGGATTCGTATACATGAAAGAATCTAATGAACTTATTAATGAGGCTAGAGATATTGTACGAAAAGAATTAGAACAGTGCTTAGGTAATAAAATTAAAGAATGGGCAGTAATAAAATCTAGTATTAGGAATGCTTTAGGCCAATTCTTATATATAAAAACTAAGAGAAGACCTATAATTATACCAATAATAATGGAAATATAA
- a CDS encoding glycine radical domain-containing protein, with the protein MLTAITLKNAQTSPNDYKGLVVRVAG; encoded by the coding sequence ATCCTTACCGCAATCACTCTTAAGAACGCTCAGACAAGTCCAAATGATTATAAGGGTCTAGTAGTAAGGGTTGCAGGTTAG
- a CDS encoding EAL and HDOD domain-containing protein produces the protein MDVFLARQPILDKFNKLLGYELLFRDSGKNIYQAEDGDKATVEVIKNCFVNIGIQEVTGGKKAFINFTENILKSDIFMVLPPETVIIEILENIEPTEEIVELCTNLKKQGYLIALDDFVYSRKYIKLIEVADIIKVDFKITKGHDRKKVIEQVNSTHVCFIAEKVETMEEFHEAVSFGYSYFQGYYFSRPLIVSGKRISENKIVYMKLLKEINSGSFDIDKIEELIKKDVSLSFKLLRLINSANYVFRSKIKSIKQALTLLGEKEIKKWLYLIVFKTMGADKAEIIVIESLTRARFSELILCKINKGANSFNAYIIGLFSMVDLLLDVPLEQILEELLLPIEVKGALDGSCNNEYRKLLDLIINYEEGKWDEVSKISKQLKLDEKWLPEAYYEAIFYANE, from the coding sequence ATGGATGTTTTTTTAGCAAGACAACCAATTCTTGATAAATTTAACAAATTACTTGGATATGAATTGTTATTTAGAGATAGCGGAAAAAACATATACCAAGCGGAAGATGGAGATAAGGCAACTGTTGAAGTTATAAAAAACTGTTTTGTAAATATAGGGATTCAGGAAGTAACGGGAGGTAAAAAAGCGTTTATTAATTTTACTGAAAATATTTTAAAATCAGACATTTTTATGGTTTTGCCGCCAGAAACGGTAATAATTGAAATATTAGAGAATATAGAACCTACAGAGGAAATAGTAGAGTTATGTACGAATTTAAAAAAACAAGGTTATCTTATAGCCTTAGATGATTTTGTTTATTCAAGAAAGTACATAAAACTTATAGAGGTAGCAGATATAATTAAAGTGGATTTTAAAATAACTAAAGGGCATGATCGAAAAAAAGTGATTGAACAAGTGAACTCCACCCATGTCTGCTTTATAGCAGAAAAAGTTGAAACTATGGAAGAATTTCATGAAGCTGTTTCATTTGGGTATTCATACTTCCAAGGGTATTATTTTAGTAGACCACTAATAGTATCAGGAAAAAGAATATCAGAAAATAAGATTGTTTATATGAAGTTATTAAAAGAAATTAATAGTGGCAGCTTTGATATAGATAAAATAGAAGAGCTAATAAAAAAAGATGTATCATTATCATTTAAACTTTTAAGACTAATAAATTCAGCAAATTATGTTTTTAGAAGTAAAATAAAGTCTATTAAACAAGCGTTGACACTACTTGGAGAAAAAGAAATAAAAAAGTGGTTGTATTTAATAGTTTTTAAAACTATGGGAGCGGATAAAGCAGAAATCATAGTAATAGAATCATTAACAAGGGCAAGGTTTTCAGAATTAATATTATGTAAAATTAATAAAGGTGCTAATTCATTTAATGCTTATATAATAGGTCTATTTTCTATGGTGGATTTACTTTTGGATGTACCACTAGAACAAATACTTGAGGAATTATTGTTGCCAATTGAAGTTAAGGGTGCTTTAGATGGGAGTTGCAATAATGAATATAGAAAATTACTTGATTTAATTATAAATTATGAAGAAGGTAAGTGGGATGAGGTATCAAAAATTTCTAAACAACTAAAATTAGATGAAAAGTGGTTGCCAGAAGCATACTATGAGGCAATCTTTTATGCAAATGAATAA
- a CDS encoding HPr family phosphocarrier protein codes for MEKTVKILNEQGLHARPASIFVKTASKFKSTVSIVHGTGVANAKSIINIMSLGLKKDEEIKIVTEGADEKEAMDALVSLVENKFGEE; via the coding sequence ATGGAAAAAACAGTTAAAATATTAAATGAACAAGGGTTACACGCAAGACCAGCTTCTATCTTTGTAAAAACTGCAAGCAAGTTTAAGTCTACTGTTAGTATCGTACATGGTACTGGCGTTGCAAATGCAAAATCTATAATAAACATAATGAGTTTAGGACTTAAAAAAGACGAAGAAATTAAAATCGTTACAGAAGGCGCAGATGAAAAAGAAGCTATGGATGCTTTAGTAAGCCTTGTAGAAAATAAATTTGGCGAAGAATAG
- a CDS encoding Gfo/Idh/MocA family protein translates to MKKINFAMIGFGGIAKTHSLAVYDANLRFSLPYELNLKYIVTRDPMILPISGVVNVTDIEEVLKDEEIDFIDICTPNNVHFDNVVKAVKYGKAIYCEKPLATNLKDAMEMARLVKENNIKNSVALVYRFMPALSLLKEELEKETIGKIIDFKVRTYHDSYLNENKKDTWRTGKSSGGGALMDLGVHLIDMIQFTMGDIEGVDAKSRIFFKDRSEVDEITNCEFTLKNGVIGSLEVSRVFTEREQTDDYVVYGSHGSIKINFNNPYEIEVYSYESNSTEIKNVAAGDNLLKFYADKRNSLGYFQNCHTASLINFANKIYDNSSQSIAADFDDVLKCQRVIDMVYGR, encoded by the coding sequence ATGAAAAAAATAAATTTTGCAATGATAGGATTTGGTGGGATAGCGAAAACACATTCATTAGCAGTTTATGATGCTAACTTAAGGTTTTCACTTCCTTATGAGTTAAATTTAAAATATATTGTAACTAGGGATCCTATGATTCTTCCTATTAGTGGAGTTGTAAACGTCACAGATATTGAAGAGGTACTTAAGGATGAAGAGATTGATTTTATTGACATATGTACACCCAATAATGTCCACTTTGACAATGTGGTAAAGGCAGTAAAATACGGCAAAGCTATTTACTGCGAAAAACCGCTAGCTACAAATCTTAAAGACGCAATGGAAATGGCAAGACTTGTTAAGGAGAACAATATAAAAAATTCTGTAGCTCTAGTTTATAGATTTATGCCAGCTTTATCATTATTAAAAGAGGAACTTGAAAAAGAGACAATAGGCAAGATTATAGATTTTAAAGTGAGAACTTATCATGATAGCTATTTAAATGAAAATAAAAAGGATACATGGAGAACTGGAAAAAGTTCTGGTGGTGGGGCACTAATGGATTTAGGTGTCCATTTAATTGACATGATACAATTTACTATGGGAGATATAGAGGGAGTAGATGCAAAATCTAGAATTTTCTTTAAAGACAGATCAGAAGTAGATGAAATTACAAATTGTGAATTTACATTAAAAAATGGTGTAATCGGAAGCCTTGAGGTTTCAAGAGTATTTACTGAAAGAGAACAAACGGATGATTACGTAGTTTACGGAAGTCATGGCAGTATAAAGATTAATTTTAACAATCCTTATGAAATTGAAGTATATAGTTATGAAAGTAATTCAACAGAGATAAAAAATGTAGCAGCAGGGGATAACTTATTAAAATTTTATGCGGATAAAAGAAATTCTTTGGGATATTTCCAAAATTGTCATACAGCGTCACTTATAAATTTCGCAAATAAGATTTATGATAATTCATCTCAAAGCATAGCTGCTGATTTTGATGATGTTTTAAAATGTCAGAGGGTAATTGATATGGTGTATGGGAGATAG
- a CDS encoding class D sortase: MNKLKTLWSKITGFKLMSLVFMGFGIGIVAFAAYSILLQSNFSVNAVPSHISKSATKVANKKLYPVYPKDGDSIGSLTMTTLNKKLPIVQGTGENELKKGVGHFKQSVLPGEKDNCVLSGHRDTVFSGIGKLKIGDQLIVQTSAGIFTYEVKGTRIVGKDDRTVIVPTSRAVLTLTTCYPFNFIGDAPNRYIVSADLIKSK; encoded by the coding sequence ATGAATAAGTTGAAAACATTATGGAGCAAAATTACCGGGTTTAAGCTTATGTCTCTTGTGTTTATGGGCTTTGGGATAGGAATCGTTGCTTTTGCAGCATATAGTATATTGTTACAGTCTAATTTTTCTGTGAATGCAGTTCCAAGCCATATTTCTAAATCTGCAACGAAAGTAGCAAATAAGAAGCTTTATCCTGTATATCCAAAGGATGGTGATAGCATTGGTAGTTTGACTATGACAACTCTAAATAAGAAATTGCCTATTGTCCAAGGGACTGGCGAAAATGAGTTAAAGAAAGGAGTAGGTCACTTTAAGCAAAGTGTGCTTCCTGGAGAAAAAGATAATTGCGTTCTTTCTGGACATCGCGATACTGTGTTTAGTGGAATAGGGAAGCTTAAGATTGGAGACCAATTGATTGTGCAAACATCAGCGGGTATATTCACTTATGAGGTGAAAGGCACACGAATAGTAGGTAAAGATGACAGAACAGTAATCGTACCTACAAGTCGAGCAGTCCTTACGCTGACAACCTGCTATCCATTCAATTTTATTGGGGATGCTCCAAATCGTTATATTGTATCTGCAGATTTAATTAAATCAAAATAA
- a CDS encoding glutamine--tRNA ligase/YqeY domain fusion protein — protein METKTSSSNFIRNIVMEDIETGKHKKIITRFPPEPNGYLHIGHAKAIIINFQLADEFNGMTNLRFDDTNPAKEDKEYVKSIEEDVKWLGFQWDNLFFASNYFDEMYKRAVLLIKKGKAYVCDLTAEEMKEYRGTLREPGKVSPYINRTIEENLDLFDRMRKGEFPDGAKVLRARIDMTSPNINMRDPVIYRISHAIHHNTGDKWCIYPMYDYAHPIEDAIEGVTHSICTLEFEDHRPLYDWVVNNCEMESIPRQIEFARLNITNTVMSKRNLKQLVDEQVVDSWDDPRMPTIAGLRRRGYTPESIRNFCREIGVAKANSKVDGQLLEHFIREDLSPKTPRTMAVLRPLKVVITNYPESQVEMLQIENNQDDPSMGTRQVSFSREIYIEREDFMENPIKKYFRLFVGNEVRLKGAYFIKCNEMVKDADGNVSELHCTYDVETKSGSGFTGRKVKGTIHWVDAINALPAEFRLYEPLILDDEQEEGKTFLDQINPNSIEILQGFIEPNMKDSKPNDKFQFFRHGYFNVDNKYTTAEKLVFNRIVSLKSSFKIQK, from the coding sequence ATGGAAACTAAGACCAGTTCATCAAATTTTATAAGAAACATTGTTATGGAAGATATAGAAACAGGAAAACATAAAAAAATAATTACTCGTTTTCCGCCGGAGCCAAACGGATATTTGCATATTGGGCATGCAAAAGCGATTATTATAAACTTTCAATTAGCAGATGAATTTAACGGTATGACTAACTTACGTTTTGATGATACTAATCCAGCGAAAGAGGATAAAGAGTATGTTAAATCTATAGAAGAAGACGTAAAATGGCTCGGATTTCAGTGGGACAATTTATTTTTTGCATCTAATTATTTTGATGAGATGTATAAGCGTGCCGTGTTATTAATAAAAAAAGGTAAAGCTTATGTTTGTGATTTAACAGCTGAAGAAATGAAAGAATACAGAGGTACTTTAAGAGAACCTGGCAAAGTTAGCCCATACATAAATAGAACAATCGAAGAAAATCTAGACTTATTTGATCGTATGAGAAAAGGTGAATTCCCCGATGGAGCAAAGGTTTTAAGGGCTAGAATTGATATGACTTCTCCTAATATAAACATGAGAGATCCAGTAATTTATCGTATATCTCATGCAATTCATCATAATACGGGAGATAAATGGTGTATTTATCCTATGTATGATTATGCACATCCAATAGAAGATGCAATTGAGGGAGTTACACATTCAATTTGTACTTTAGAATTTGAAGATCACAGGCCTCTATATGATTGGGTTGTAAATAATTGTGAAATGGAAAGTATTCCAAGGCAGATTGAGTTTGCAAGATTGAATATAACAAATACAGTAATGAGTAAAAGAAATCTTAAGCAATTAGTAGATGAACAGGTAGTAGATTCATGGGATGATCCACGTATGCCAACTATAGCTGGACTTAGACGTAGGGGTTATACACCAGAATCTATACGTAATTTTTGTAGAGAAATCGGAGTTGCAAAAGCTAATAGTAAAGTAGATGGTCAATTGCTTGAGCACTTTATAAGAGAAGATTTAAGCCCTAAAACACCTAGAACAATGGCTGTTTTAAGACCTTTAAAAGTAGTTATAACAAATTACCCAGAATCTCAGGTTGAAATGCTTCAAATTGAGAACAATCAAGATGATCCATCCATGGGAACTCGCCAGGTGTCATTCTCAAGAGAAATATATATAGAAAGAGAAGATTTCATGGAAAATCCAATAAAGAAATACTTTAGATTATTTGTGGGTAATGAAGTAAGACTAAAGGGAGCATATTTTATTAAGTGCAATGAAATGGTTAAGGATGCAGATGGAAATGTATCTGAGCTACATTGTACTTATGATGTGGAGACTAAGAGTGGTAGTGGATTTACAGGAAGAAAAGTTAAAGGAACAATCCACTGGGTAGATGCAATAAATGCACTTCCAGCAGAATTTAGATTATATGAACCCTTAATTTTAGATGATGAGCAAGAAGAAGGAAAAACTTTCTTAGATCAAATAAATCCAAATTCTATAGAAATATTACAAGGATTTATAGAACCAAACATGAAAGATTCAAAACCAAATGATAAATTCCAATTCTTTAGACATGGATATTTCAATGTGGATAATAAATACACAACAGCAGAAAAATTAGTATTTAATAGAATAGTGTCTTTAAAAAGTTCTTTCAAAATTCAAAAATAG
- the thrS gene encoding threonine--tRNA ligase: protein MINLKLKDGSIKSYESEITVIEVARDISEGLGRVACAGMVDGETVDLRYKLTKDCELSILTFDSEEGKKAFRHTAAHILAQAVKRLYPNTKLAIGPAIDGGFYYDFDKQNSFSAEDIKLIEAEMKKIIKEDLPIERFELPRAEAIAFMGKLDENFKVQLIEDLPVDASLSFYRHGEFTDLCAGPHLMSTKYIKAFKLTQVAGAYWRGNEKNKMLSRIYGTAFTKKSDLDAHIEKMEDAKKRDHNKLGRELKLFTTSEMIGQGLPLLMPNGARVIQLLQRFVEDEEEKRGYVLTKTPLMAKSELYKVSGHWDHYKDGMFVLGDESKGEDVMALRPMTCPFQFTIYNADQKSYRDLPIRYAETSTLFRNESSGEMHGLTRVRQFTISEGHLVVTPEQLEDEFKGVVDLIHFMLKTFGIEDDITYRFSKWDPNNKEKYIDNPEAWALTESKMKVILDDLKIDYKTAIGEAAFYGPKLDLQIKNVFGKEDTIITVQIDFQLPDRFNMTYIDKAGVKKRPYVIHRTSLGCYERTLATLIEKYAGAFPTWLAPLQVKVLPISEKYHDYAETVVAKLKESRIRVEADFRAEKIGYKIREARNERVPFLLIVGEKEAELNEVSVRSRKNADEGAIALDSFITRIKDEIDTKLL from the coding sequence ATGATAAATCTTAAACTAAAAGATGGTTCAATAAAATCTTACGAATCTGAAATAACTGTAATTGAAGTTGCTAGAGATATTAGCGAGGGACTTGGAAGAGTTGCTTGCGCTGGCATGGTAGATGGTGAAACTGTAGATTTACGTTATAAACTCACTAAGGACTGCGAACTTAGTATATTAACTTTTGATAGTGAGGAAGGAAAAAAAGCATTTAGACATACTGCTGCTCATATTTTAGCTCAAGCAGTAAAGAGATTATACCCAAATACTAAACTTGCCATAGGACCTGCTATAGATGGCGGTTTCTACTACGATTTTGATAAACAAAACTCTTTTTCTGCTGAAGATATTAAATTAATAGAAGCAGAAATGAAAAAGATTATTAAAGAAGACCTACCTATAGAAAGGTTTGAGCTTCCAAGAGCTGAAGCTATAGCTTTTATGGGTAAATTAGATGAGAATTTTAAAGTTCAGTTAATTGAAGACCTACCAGTAGATGCAAGCTTATCCTTCTACAGACATGGTGAATTTACAGATCTTTGTGCAGGTCCTCATTTAATGTCTACAAAATATATAAAAGCCTTTAAACTTACTCAAGTTGCAGGTGCTTACTGGAGAGGTAATGAAAAAAACAAAATGCTTAGCCGTATATACGGAACTGCATTTACAAAAAAATCTGATTTAGATGCTCATATAGAGAAAATGGAGGATGCTAAGAAAAGAGATCATAACAAACTTGGACGTGAACTCAAACTCTTTACTACATCAGAAATGATAGGTCAAGGTTTACCTCTACTTATGCCTAATGGCGCAAGGGTAATTCAACTATTACAACGTTTTGTTGAAGATGAGGAAGAAAAAAGAGGTTATGTTCTAACTAAAACACCACTAATGGCTAAAAGCGAATTATATAAAGTATCTGGTCATTGGGATCATTATAAAGATGGAATGTTTGTCCTTGGGGATGAATCTAAGGGTGAGGACGTTATGGCATTACGCCCTATGACATGTCCATTCCAATTTACAATTTACAATGCAGATCAGAAAAGTTATCGTGATCTTCCAATTAGATATGCAGAGACTTCAACATTATTTAGAAATGAATCTTCTGGTGAAATGCATGGTCTTACAAGAGTACGTCAATTCACTATATCTGAGGGTCATTTAGTTGTCACTCCTGAGCAATTAGAGGATGAATTTAAAGGCGTTGTAGATTTAATTCACTTTATGCTCAAAACATTTGGAATTGAAGATGATATAACTTACAGATTCTCTAAATGGGATCCTAATAATAAAGAAAAATATATTGATAACCCAGAGGCCTGGGCACTAACTGAATCTAAGATGAAAGTCATTTTAGATGATCTTAAAATAGACTATAAAACAGCAATTGGTGAAGCTGCTTTCTACGGTCCTAAACTAGATTTACAGATCAAAAATGTTTTTGGTAAAGAAGATACTATAATTACAGTTCAAATTGATTTTCAACTACCAGATAGATTTAACATGACTTATATTGATAAAGCTGGAGTTAAAAAACGTCCATATGTTATTCATAGGACTTCTCTTGGTTGTTACGAAAGAACACTTGCAACGCTTATTGAAAAATATGCTGGTGCTTTCCCAACTTGGCTTGCACCACTTCAAGTTAAAGTATTACCTATTTCTGAGAAATATCATGATTATGCAGAAACAGTAGTAGCAAAACTTAAAGAATCTAGAATTAGAGTAGAAGCTGACTTTAGAGCAGAGAAAATTGGGTATAAAATTCGTGAAGCTCGTAATGAAAGAGTTCCTTTCCTACTAATAGTTGGAGAGAAAGAAGCAGAACTAAACGAAGTTTCTGTTAGAAGCCGTAAAAATGCTGATGAGGGTGCAATCGCACTAGATTCATTTATTACAAGAATTAAAGACGAAATCGATACTAAACTATTATAA
- a CDS encoding metal ABC transporter solute-binding protein, Zn/Mn family, translating into MKKIISMMLLTCIIFTLVGCSKSTLNMKEEAMGTVKIDKSKLQVVVSFNPLKEFAEAVGKDKVQVKVVVPEGVEPHDFEPKIKDMKSISDADLFVYSGFGMETWASKTLSAIDNKNLVVVDSSLGINPIKSQGDEVQEHGQFDPHIWLSLKDAKIQTKNIKDAMVKADKKNKVYYEKNYEEFSKKLDKLYSEYNLKFAGIKNKNFVTGHAAFGYLCRDFGLTQNSVEDVFAGGEPTPQKLKKIVELSKKYGVKVIFMEELASPRVSETLAKEVGAKVQKIYTIESSEDNKGYLESMEANLSEIYDSLK; encoded by the coding sequence TTGAAAAAAATTATTAGTATGATGCTTTTAACATGTATTATATTTACACTAGTGGGATGCTCAAAGTCTACACTTAATATGAAAGAAGAAGCTATGGGTACTGTGAAAATTGATAAGTCAAAGCTACAGGTAGTTGTGTCTTTTAATCCATTGAAGGAGTTTGCAGAGGCTGTGGGTAAGGATAAAGTACAAGTAAAAGTAGTAGTGCCAGAAGGCGTTGAGCCGCATGATTTTGAACCTAAAATTAAGGATATGAAAAGTATAAGTGATGCCGATTTGTTTGTCTATTCTGGATTTGGAATGGAAACATGGGCCTCTAAAACTCTAAGTGCTATAGATAATAAGAATTTAGTTGTTGTTGATTCGTCGCTTGGAATAAATCCAATAAAAAGCCAGGGTGATGAAGTTCAGGAACATGGACAATTTGATCCACATATATGGCTTAGCTTAAAAGATGCTAAAATTCAAACTAAAAACATAAAAGATGCTATGGTTAAAGCAGATAAAAAGAATAAAGTATATTATGAGAAAAATTATGAAGAGTTTTCAAAGAAACTTGATAAACTTTATAGTGAATATAATTTAAAATTCGCAGGGATAAAAAACAAGAATTTTGTTACCGGTCATGCAGCCTTTGGTTATTTGTGCAGAGATTTTGGGTTAACACAAAATAGTGTAGAAGATGTATTCGCAGGGGGAGAGCCAACTCCTCAGAAACTAAAAAAAATAGTCGAGTTATCGAAAAAATATGGAGTAAAAGTTATTTTCATGGAGGAACTTGCAAGTCCTAGAGTGTCTGAAACTCTTGCAAAAGAAGTAGGGGCTAAAGTACAAAAGATATATACAATAGAAAGCAGTGAAGATAATAAAGGTTATCTAGAGAGTATGGAAGCGAATTTGTCTGAGATATATGACAGTTTAAAATAA